One Rissa tridactyla isolate bRisTri1 chromosome 1, bRisTri1.patW.cur.20221130, whole genome shotgun sequence DNA segment encodes these proteins:
- the KEL gene encoding kell blood group glycoprotein isoform X1 encodes MRTVPETCDQELRTGAKKERCLQGKSLLLCTLIVSTLLGFTLLITYIVMTCGLGSCDAKLGLTLLTRLLNSRNDTVDPCEDFYKYACGSWEGKHSSRTTEESLNVFDVLLEENQLILKRLLESPQFGIKGSAKEKAIQFYRSCMDTQRIESQGSQPLKDLLNQVGGWNITDVGKAKDFNETLQTLMGRYSTFPFFRVHVGPSPFDLKANVIQIDHPEFEVPLESKFKEKNYLEVLRVYLSYLKKLGGLLGVPQDGSPDLFSPTLFFISKLQRVVTPLQERKQRGMLFFRTTIRELQEKAPAIDWLSCLQAVFHPMPMNLSQPIVVHDMDYLRGMSQLIEEWQKERVLHIYMIVCLVGNLFPALDSRFQDARVELSKILYGKKGSSMIPAERWRKCLTDTSFFFEPVLGQMIVKQIFPQQTKKLAEQMFSEIQEALYGQLDQLEWMDEQTRQEAKVLVSKLQVEIGYPAHILQTAKVNLEYQNVSFIIHITCLFPQLEINEDTFFLNVVACLEVLRENSYLKLLQHRSQDNWRVSPWAVHSYYSIRHHMVVFPAGMFRSPFFHMDFPSAVNFGAIGVFMAHELLHTFYDYVQPGGCPTCNRSALQKSIDCLVEHYESYSFKVNGTFTLLENTADVGGLTVAYQAYKNWLKKHKEKDLPKIGLSHDQLFYLSFAHAMCGHQDPEKLQSSPNIDPHSPLPLRVCGPVSNSQDFAKHFHCSSGSPMNPVNKCHIW; translated from the exons acCTGTGACCAGGAGCTGAGAACAGGTGCAAAGAAAGAACGATGCCTTCAGGGGAAAAGCCTACTTCTGTGTACACTTATTGTCAGTACTCTCCTTGGCTTTACACTACTTATCACCTACATCGTGATGACTTGTGGTCTAG GATCCTGCGATGCCAAGCTGGGTCTTACACTGTTGACCAGACTCCTGAATTCTAGGAATGACACTGTAGACCCGTGTGAGGATTTCTACAAATACGCCTGTGGCAGCTGGGAAGGCAAACACTCAAGCCGAACCACAGAAGAATCACTAAATGTATTTGATGTGTTGTTGGAAGAAAACCAGTTGATCCTGAAGAGGCTCTTAG agagcCCACAGTTTGGCATAAAAGGTTCAGCTAAAGAGAAAGCAATCCAGTTCTATCGCTCCTGCATGGATACCCAACGGATAGAATCCCAAGGAAGTCAACCATTGAAGGACCTCCTAAATCAG gTTGGTGGATGGAATATCACAGATGTGGggaaagcaaaagattttaatGAAACTCTTCAGACTCTCATGGGCAGATACAGCACCTTTCCCTTTTTCAGAGTGCATGTGGGACCTAGTCCTTTTGACCTCAAGGCCAATGTTATTCAG ATTGACCATCCTGAGTTTGAGGTGCCACTTGAGAGtaaattcaaagagaaaaattatctTGAG GTTCTCCGTGTGTATCTCTCATATTTGAAGAAACTGGGGGGCCTACTTGGAGTACCACAGGATGGTTCCCCTGATTTATTTTCCCCTACCTTGTTCTTCATCTCTAAGCTCCAGCGAGTTGTCACCCCACTGcaagaaagaaagcagagggGGATGCTGTTCTTTCGCACTACCATTAGAGAGCTACAG GAAAAGGCTCCTGCTATTGACTGGCTGTCATGTCTCCAGGCTGTCTTCCATCCTATGCCAATGAACCTCTCTCAGCCAATTGTAGTGCATGACATGGACTATTTAAGAGGCATGTCACAGCTCATCGAAGAATGGCAAAAGGAAAG GGTCCTTCATATTTATATGATTGTTTGTCTGGTTGGGAATCTCTTCCCAGCCCTTGACAGTCGATTCCAAGATGCACGCGTGGAGCTATCTAAGATTCTTTATGGAAAAAAGGGATCTAGCATG ATCCCAGCTGAACGCTGGAGGAAGTGCTTGACTGATACCAGCTTTTTCTTTGAGCCAGTTCTAGGGCAGATGATTGTGAAACAAATTTTCCCTCAGCAGACCAAGAAACTT GCTGAGCAGATGTTCTCTGAGATCCAAGAAGCCCTCTATGGCCAACTGGATCAGTTGGAGTGGATGGATGAACAGACTCGCCAAGAAGCTAAAGTCTTG GTTTCCAAACTACAAGTGGAGATTGGCTATCCAGCTCACATACTCCAGACTGCCAAAGTGAACCTGGAATACCAGAATGTGAGCTTTATAAT TCACATTACCTGCCTCTTCCCTCAGTTGGAGATAAATGAAGACACTTTTTTCCTCAATGTGGTGGCTTGCTTGGAAGTACTGAGGGAAAATTCCTACTTGAAACTCCTTCAGCATCGCTCGCAGGATAA CTGGCGTGTGTCCCCCTGGGCAGTGCATTCATACTACTCAATAAGGCACCACATGGTGGTCTTCCCTGCTGGAATGTTCCGCAGTCCTTTTTTCCACATGGATTTTCCCAG TGCTGTGAACTTTGGAGCTATCGGGGTCTTCATGGCACATGAACTTCTTCACACATTCTATGATTATG tgcaGCCTGGGGGCTGTCCTACATGCAACAGGAGTGCACTACAGAAATCTATAGACTGCTTGGTTGAACACTATGAAAGCTATAGCTTTAAGGTCAATGGTACTTTCACACTGTTGGAGAATACAGCTGACGTTGGAGGGCTCACCGTTGCTTACCAG GCCTATAAGAATTGGCTGAAAAAGCACAAAGAGAAGGATTTACCTAAGATTGGACTTTCACACGACCAGCTTTTCTACCTCAGTTTTGCTCAT GCAATGTGTGGACACCAGGATCCTGAGAAACTGCAGTCTTCCCCGAACATAGATCCGCACAGTCCCTTGCCACTTCGTGTCTGTGGGCCTGTCAGCAATAGCCAGGACTTTGCCAAGCACTTCCACTGTTCCAGTGGATCCCCAATGAACCCAGTCAACAAGTGCCACATCTGGTAA
- the KEL gene encoding kell blood group glycoprotein isoform X5, which produces MRTVPETCDQELRTGAKKERCLQGKSLLLCTLIVSTLLGFTLLITYIVMTCGLGSCDAKLGLTLLTRLLNSRNDTVDPCEDFYKYACGSWEGKHSSRTTEESLNVFDVLLEENQLILKRLLESPQFGIKGSAKEKAIQFYRSCMDTQRIESQGSQPLKDLLNQVGGWNITDVGKAKDFNETLQTLMGRYSTFPFFRVHVGPSPFDLKANVIQIDHPEFEVPLESKFKEKNYLEVLRVYLSYLKKLGGLLGVPQDGSPDLFSPTLFFISKLQRVVTPLQERKQRGMLFFRTTIRELQEKAPAIDWLSCLQAVFHPMPMNLSQPIVVHDMDYLRGMSQLIEEWQKERVLHIYMIVCLVGNLFPALDSRFQDARVELSKILYGKKGSSMIPAERWRKCLTDTSFFFEPVLGQMIVKQIFPQQTKKLAEQMFSEIQEALYGQLDQLEWMDEQTRQEAKVLVSKLQVEIGYPAHILQTAKVNLEYQNVSFIIHITCLFPQLEINEDTFFLNVVACLEVLRENSYLKLLQHRSQDNWRVSPWAVHSYYSIRHHMVVFPAGMFRSPFFHMDFPSAVNFGAIGVFMAHELLHTFYDYVQPGGCPTCNRSALQKSIDCLVEHYESYSFKVNGTFTLLENTADVGGLTVAYQAYKNWLKKHKEKDLPKIGLSHDQLFYLSFAHVINSRQCVDTRILRNCSLPRT; this is translated from the exons acCTGTGACCAGGAGCTGAGAACAGGTGCAAAGAAAGAACGATGCCTTCAGGGGAAAAGCCTACTTCTGTGTACACTTATTGTCAGTACTCTCCTTGGCTTTACACTACTTATCACCTACATCGTGATGACTTGTGGTCTAG GATCCTGCGATGCCAAGCTGGGTCTTACACTGTTGACCAGACTCCTGAATTCTAGGAATGACACTGTAGACCCGTGTGAGGATTTCTACAAATACGCCTGTGGCAGCTGGGAAGGCAAACACTCAAGCCGAACCACAGAAGAATCACTAAATGTATTTGATGTGTTGTTGGAAGAAAACCAGTTGATCCTGAAGAGGCTCTTAG agagcCCACAGTTTGGCATAAAAGGTTCAGCTAAAGAGAAAGCAATCCAGTTCTATCGCTCCTGCATGGATACCCAACGGATAGAATCCCAAGGAAGTCAACCATTGAAGGACCTCCTAAATCAG gTTGGTGGATGGAATATCACAGATGTGGggaaagcaaaagattttaatGAAACTCTTCAGACTCTCATGGGCAGATACAGCACCTTTCCCTTTTTCAGAGTGCATGTGGGACCTAGTCCTTTTGACCTCAAGGCCAATGTTATTCAG ATTGACCATCCTGAGTTTGAGGTGCCACTTGAGAGtaaattcaaagagaaaaattatctTGAG GTTCTCCGTGTGTATCTCTCATATTTGAAGAAACTGGGGGGCCTACTTGGAGTACCACAGGATGGTTCCCCTGATTTATTTTCCCCTACCTTGTTCTTCATCTCTAAGCTCCAGCGAGTTGTCACCCCACTGcaagaaagaaagcagagggGGATGCTGTTCTTTCGCACTACCATTAGAGAGCTACAG GAAAAGGCTCCTGCTATTGACTGGCTGTCATGTCTCCAGGCTGTCTTCCATCCTATGCCAATGAACCTCTCTCAGCCAATTGTAGTGCATGACATGGACTATTTAAGAGGCATGTCACAGCTCATCGAAGAATGGCAAAAGGAAAG GGTCCTTCATATTTATATGATTGTTTGTCTGGTTGGGAATCTCTTCCCAGCCCTTGACAGTCGATTCCAAGATGCACGCGTGGAGCTATCTAAGATTCTTTATGGAAAAAAGGGATCTAGCATG ATCCCAGCTGAACGCTGGAGGAAGTGCTTGACTGATACCAGCTTTTTCTTTGAGCCAGTTCTAGGGCAGATGATTGTGAAACAAATTTTCCCTCAGCAGACCAAGAAACTT GCTGAGCAGATGTTCTCTGAGATCCAAGAAGCCCTCTATGGCCAACTGGATCAGTTGGAGTGGATGGATGAACAGACTCGCCAAGAAGCTAAAGTCTTG GTTTCCAAACTACAAGTGGAGATTGGCTATCCAGCTCACATACTCCAGACTGCCAAAGTGAACCTGGAATACCAGAATGTGAGCTTTATAAT TCACATTACCTGCCTCTTCCCTCAGTTGGAGATAAATGAAGACACTTTTTTCCTCAATGTGGTGGCTTGCTTGGAAGTACTGAGGGAAAATTCCTACTTGAAACTCCTTCAGCATCGCTCGCAGGATAA CTGGCGTGTGTCCCCCTGGGCAGTGCATTCATACTACTCAATAAGGCACCACATGGTGGTCTTCCCTGCTGGAATGTTCCGCAGTCCTTTTTTCCACATGGATTTTCCCAG TGCTGTGAACTTTGGAGCTATCGGGGTCTTCATGGCACATGAACTTCTTCACACATTCTATGATTATG tgcaGCCTGGGGGCTGTCCTACATGCAACAGGAGTGCACTACAGAAATCTATAGACTGCTTGGTTGAACACTATGAAAGCTATAGCTTTAAGGTCAATGGTACTTTCACACTGTTGGAGAATACAGCTGACGTTGGAGGGCTCACCGTTGCTTACCAG GCCTATAAGAATTGGCTGAAAAAGCACAAAGAGAAGGATTTACCTAAGATTGGACTTTCACACGACCAGCTTTTCTACCTCAGTTTTGCTCATGTAATTAATTCAAG GCAATGTGTGGACACCAGGATCCTGAGAAACTGCAGTCTTCCCCGAACATAG
- the KEL gene encoding kell blood group glycoprotein isoform X7 has product MDTQRIESQGSQPLKDLLNQVGGWNITDVGKAKDFNETLQTLMGRYSTFPFFRVHVGPSPFDLKANVIQIDHPEFEVPLESKFKEKNYLEVLRVYLSYLKKLGGLLGVPQDGSPDLFSPTLFFISKLQRVVTPLQERKQRGMLFFRTTIRELQEKAPAIDWLSCLQAVFHPMPMNLSQPIVVHDMDYLRGMSQLIEEWQKERVLHIYMIVCLVGNLFPALDSRFQDARVELSKILYGKKGSSMIPAERWRKCLTDTSFFFEPVLGQMIVKQIFPQQTKKLAEQMFSEIQEALYGQLDQLEWMDEQTRQEAKVLVSKLQVEIGYPAHILQTAKVNLEYQNVSFIIHITCLFPQLEINEDTFFLNVVACLEVLRENSYLKLLQHRSQDNWRVSPWAVHSYYSIRHHMVVFPAGMFRSPFFHMDFPSAVNFGAIGVFMAHELLHTFYDYVQPGGCPTCNRSALQKSIDCLVEHYESYSFKVNGTFTLLENTADVGGLTVAYQAYKNWLKKHKEKDLPKIGLSHDQLFYLSFAHAMCGHQDPEKLQSSPNIDPHSPLPLRVCGPVSNSQDFAKHFHCSSGSPMNPVNKCHIW; this is encoded by the exons ATGGATACCCAACGGATAGAATCCCAAGGAAGTCAACCATTGAAGGACCTCCTAAATCAG gTTGGTGGATGGAATATCACAGATGTGGggaaagcaaaagattttaatGAAACTCTTCAGACTCTCATGGGCAGATACAGCACCTTTCCCTTTTTCAGAGTGCATGTGGGACCTAGTCCTTTTGACCTCAAGGCCAATGTTATTCAG ATTGACCATCCTGAGTTTGAGGTGCCACTTGAGAGtaaattcaaagagaaaaattatctTGAG GTTCTCCGTGTGTATCTCTCATATTTGAAGAAACTGGGGGGCCTACTTGGAGTACCACAGGATGGTTCCCCTGATTTATTTTCCCCTACCTTGTTCTTCATCTCTAAGCTCCAGCGAGTTGTCACCCCACTGcaagaaagaaagcagagggGGATGCTGTTCTTTCGCACTACCATTAGAGAGCTACAG GAAAAGGCTCCTGCTATTGACTGGCTGTCATGTCTCCAGGCTGTCTTCCATCCTATGCCAATGAACCTCTCTCAGCCAATTGTAGTGCATGACATGGACTATTTAAGAGGCATGTCACAGCTCATCGAAGAATGGCAAAAGGAAAG GGTCCTTCATATTTATATGATTGTTTGTCTGGTTGGGAATCTCTTCCCAGCCCTTGACAGTCGATTCCAAGATGCACGCGTGGAGCTATCTAAGATTCTTTATGGAAAAAAGGGATCTAGCATG ATCCCAGCTGAACGCTGGAGGAAGTGCTTGACTGATACCAGCTTTTTCTTTGAGCCAGTTCTAGGGCAGATGATTGTGAAACAAATTTTCCCTCAGCAGACCAAGAAACTT GCTGAGCAGATGTTCTCTGAGATCCAAGAAGCCCTCTATGGCCAACTGGATCAGTTGGAGTGGATGGATGAACAGACTCGCCAAGAAGCTAAAGTCTTG GTTTCCAAACTACAAGTGGAGATTGGCTATCCAGCTCACATACTCCAGACTGCCAAAGTGAACCTGGAATACCAGAATGTGAGCTTTATAAT TCACATTACCTGCCTCTTCCCTCAGTTGGAGATAAATGAAGACACTTTTTTCCTCAATGTGGTGGCTTGCTTGGAAGTACTGAGGGAAAATTCCTACTTGAAACTCCTTCAGCATCGCTCGCAGGATAA CTGGCGTGTGTCCCCCTGGGCAGTGCATTCATACTACTCAATAAGGCACCACATGGTGGTCTTCCCTGCTGGAATGTTCCGCAGTCCTTTTTTCCACATGGATTTTCCCAG TGCTGTGAACTTTGGAGCTATCGGGGTCTTCATGGCACATGAACTTCTTCACACATTCTATGATTATG tgcaGCCTGGGGGCTGTCCTACATGCAACAGGAGTGCACTACAGAAATCTATAGACTGCTTGGTTGAACACTATGAAAGCTATAGCTTTAAGGTCAATGGTACTTTCACACTGTTGGAGAATACAGCTGACGTTGGAGGGCTCACCGTTGCTTACCAG GCCTATAAGAATTGGCTGAAAAAGCACAAAGAGAAGGATTTACCTAAGATTGGACTTTCACACGACCAGCTTTTCTACCTCAGTTTTGCTCAT GCAATGTGTGGACACCAGGATCCTGAGAAACTGCAGTCTTCCCCGAACATAGATCCGCACAGTCCCTTGCCACTTCGTGTCTGTGGGCCTGTCAGCAATAGCCAGGACTTTGCCAAGCACTTCCACTGTTCCAGTGGATCCCCAATGAACCCAGTCAACAAGTGCCACATCTGGTAA